The stretch of DNA ggatcaaagaagagcaagagAAAAGGTAAGAAAAAAGCATAAATGTCTAAAAATCTTAGCGAAAAAAACATTGGTTGTTAAAAAACTATCACTTATGGAAGATATTAATAATGTTAGAGAAAAAGAACTAATGGATAgggaaaaagaaatagaagaggAGAAGGAACAAAGAGCAAAGATCATGGCAATCAAAGAGAAGGAGTTACAAAAGCAAGCGGCAATGAAAGAACAACAAGAATTACAAATTCAGAGGTATATTAAAGAAATGGAGATAaatgcaaaagaaaggaaaatagaaAGGATGACCAAGgaaagagaaagggaaatggATATGCAAATACTTAATGCTGACACGTCTACAATGAGTGAAAAATGACGAGCTCTTCATGAGATTGCATGTGAGAAAATAATCAATAAGTGGTTTAATTAATGGTTCCTTATATTCGTAGAGTTAAGtactatgtttttatttttattgcgtaTTACCAGTATGTGATGTAGTCTGCTTTATTCATTTCAGATGTaacattttaaattagtcaatatTATTGTGTCGTTATTGTTTATGAAAGTGAGCATTGCAAAACTAGCTATTTTAAACTTAGACAAGAAAAAACTAGCCATTAACTAGCCGTTACAAAACTAGCCGTTGAGAAGTAGCTACTTGTTGCAGAAACACTTATAAATATTAACTACCAATAATTTAGCAACTCCATTCCAAATCTAGTTTCTCACCTCAAAAGAATACTAAAACATACCTTAAGCTATGGCTAGAAATTTTGATGATTTGTTTAATGAGGCTTTGTATGGTAAAAGAAGACGGCGAGATAACACACCTCATAGATATTTGGATCGATAAGTGTTTACTCGAtgattcagaagaagaagatatcgaTAGAAGCTCTATCCCAACTCCTCGTAGATGGATCAATAGAGATCGAAAAGCAGGACATGATCACCTTTTCCCTGATTACTTTGCAGATGAGCCAGTgtataatactaaaattttacgATGGAGATTTTGAATGAGAAAACATGTGTTCCTTTGGATAGTAGATGCTCTCTCAAATGCGTATCCATATTTCCAACAGAGGGTCGATGCAACTGGGAGAAGAGGCTTCTCACCACTCTAAAAATGCACTGCTGTGATACGAATGTTAGCATATGGCGTAGCTGCTGATGCCGTAGATGATTATGTGCGCATAGCCGAGAGCACTACAATTGAATGCTTggaaaaatttgttgaaggtgTCATTTCAGTGTTCGAGGATGAATACTTACGAAAACCAAATTTAAATTATCTACGACGCTTGCTACAAATGGAAGAAGGTCGTGGCTTTCTTGGCATGTTGGGTAGCATTTACTGCATGCATTGGGAATGGAAAAATTGTCCAAAGGCATGGAAAAGTATGTACATGAATGTTTATCATGGAGTTGCAACCATAGTACTTGAGGTTGTAGTATGTTCAGACCTTTGGATATGGCATGTGTTCTTTGGAGTGTCTGGTTCAAAAAATGATATTAACGTGCTAGATTGTTCACCAGTGTTTGATGATATTCTAAATGACCGTGCTCCAGAGGTAAATTATACTATTAATGGTAATAACTATACTATGGGATACTATTTAGTAGATGGTATTTATCTTGAATGGGCCGCATTTGTTAAATCAATCTCAAAACCACAAAAAGAGAAACACAAGTTATTTGCACAATATCAAGAAGGGCAAAGAAAAGATGTAAAACGAGCATTCGGAGTGTTGCAAGCACGCTTTGCAATTATATGTGGTCTAGCGCGCttttggaaaaagaagaaacttgCAAATATAATGTGAGCTTGTATTATATTGCATAATATGATTGTTGAGGATGAAAGAGACACTTATGCAGGAAAGTTTGCTCAAGGCTTAGAGTATGACAATGTTGAAAATGGCTTATCACAACCTCAGCTGGGAGAGGAAGATTTTGCACCATACCATCAATTTCTCCAAAGAAATGCCGAACTTCAAAATAGGCAGCAGCATAGACAGTTGAAAGAGGACTTGATTGAACACATATGGCAATTTCACAATGTTTGTCGACAACTATAGAGCTTAACTATGTTCTTTTtttgtattaagtaattttacaaattagtgtaatctcgaattatatattgtgtattattgttatatatgaatttttttaatattaatatattttaatagtaaattatttttgaatttataaatttaaataatattattgaaaaaagtagTAACTAcattaattttgattattttgattaataaattaAGTGGAACCACAATAGGGACTAAAGTTAGTTTCTATTAATAGAGAAGAAATAAATGctttgagttcctatttactGTTTAACGCAAAAGCTGATGTGAAATTACTTTTTATGACAAGCAAACCATAAATAGGAATTAAAATGAGTTCTCTACTGGAGATTGTGTAACAActcaaaaaatcacaaaaaatagtCAGCATAAAATCTTATAATTTGATTTAGCAAGTTTGAATACAGCAGTGTAGATCACATGTTGTTGCAGTATATCAAGACCTCCAAAATATGAAGACTAAACCCTCATAATATGATAGGATATTTGAAACTACGGTTGGACCAATAAACAATATGAGCCTCAATGTTAGTCCAATGATGGAATAAGGCCAATCATCCTACAGCTTCAAACGAAATAATTGTTAATACGATTTTCTCATGCTCACGACTAGCACAATTTTCTTGAAACAGAAGGTCATATTCGTTGGATCAACATTGAACCAAAAAACAGTGACTAGTAAAGTAAGACATGCTACATGAAATGTATGCCTAATGCAACAAgaatatataaataaagtaaTGAAAACAAGTTAGAAAGGTGTCATCTTACACAAGTAATAAAGTGTAAAAGCTTCTAGAGGAATCAGATCAATAGTTGTCACAAGATACACATTATTATATTCATTATTGATGTACTTTCCATCATTTATGACACTGCATTCTATATTTAAAGTTTGTTATCAACTAGTCCACGGATAACAAAAATTTCACGAAAAATACACTTCTCGCAAAATGTCATTATCTTAATCATGCTGATCATGCTTAGAAAACATATATACcaacttaaaagaaaaaaataataattcagcGAATGTAGAACACAGATCAACAAGACCATCCACGATGGATGTAGCACAAGAATTAGGAAGATTAAAGGACTACCTTACTAATCCAAATTCTTCATGCAGGTCAGAAAATTCAGTCAAATGGttattaatttagaatttaaattttgatattatgcCAATCAACCTTCTATAAATTTGTAGAACAAGACGAATTTGCTGCTATAACTaaaccaaatcaaataatacacaAAATACAACAAAATGAAATTCATGTTAAGAATCCAAAATACTCAACCACTAATACGAGGTCAAGGTCAGTTTTATGAAATAAGATAATCAGCACTTTGAGGATTTGTCATAATTCATAACTTAAATTAACACATTGAGGATTAACGGATGCCTTACTGCACAACGATGGTGATGATGACGATAGCTAACACGGCAAGCAAAGGCAGCAACAACTAACTCCttcaatctcattaaatcatttCTCTAATTAATCACTTTATAGATTGACCAGCCAAATTTTTCTAAATcctcaattttaatataatactCCTAAATGCCTCAACCATTTATCAAAAAGAAATTCTTATAAATCAAAACTTAACCACATCTTGTCTCAAATATCTCCTTTTCCTTCTACTCCATTACCTAACTCTATTAACACTATTTTCTCTCACACTTTCTTAACCCAAACTCGTAgtttgataaattaatttgCTTCTTTAAAgctttaactaattaaaataaatttccttttattgttatttaaaattagataaGTTAAATCGTAAACTATTTTCACAAATTGAAATCATAGAactcatttttcatttaaatgaAACTTCCAAAACGCTTTAAATTCTTACAAAAATTCTAGTAGAACTTTCCCTAACAACCGGAGTTTACCACTCCTCATGGGTTCCCTCTATTCAACCTCAACTCAACAAAATCAATATTTCAGTACTCAGAATGCTCTAAACTAAACACTTTTTGTTCCATTAGTCGCCGATTCAGTTGCACGTTCATTGGCTTGTGTTTCGTGTTATCCTGTAGAGCTTACAAGGACACGCATGCAAGTAGTTGATTTGAAATCCTAAAATGTGGATTCATTGCATGATTTTGCTACAAATTCTTAATAGCTCCTTTAAAGTGTTTACGAGTTTTTTGTTGGGCTGAATTGAATTACTCATTTTTTTCCCTTGCATGTTCTATCTCTCTGTTCAGGCATTTAAAACAACCGAAAGTGGGAAGCCTCCGGGGTTTTTAAGACATTGATTGGAGCCATCAACCGAATTTGGGGTATAGAGAGATTTCAAAGTTGGAAGTGTTCTTCTGGCACCTTTCTCTCTTTCACTTATGAGTTATTACATTTTATGGTAGATTTTTCCAGCATGTCTCTTACAAAGGAGTTAGTATGCTGTTACTATTGCACATGATTATATCTGTTATAATTTTGTTAcctcaattaataattattgtgGTTTTGATTATGTTTTCCTCACACTACATAGATACCGTTATTGGTGGACTGGCTTTGGAGCTCAACTTTCTCGCAATGTTCCATACTCTGGAATTCGCTGGTTAACCTTGAGCCAGTAGGATTTCTACATTCAATGAATAAAATGTATTgctcatttgatttttttatttttgaccaTAGGGCTTCTTTACAGATAAGAAAAACACTTCTTGGCCTAGTGGGTGATGAAGCAACTGTAGCCATTATCCTTGGGGCAAATTTTATTGTTGGTTTTATTGCAGGAACGGTCGCAGCTGCTGCCACATGTCCACTTGATGTGGCAAAAACTTGATGGCAAATAGAGGTTGTTTCTTGAAACTAAGCTTTTATAACTAGGCCAAGACATGACCCTGCCTGGGTCAGGCGGGGCCGACTGGACCTCGTGTTTGGCCGGCCAAGACAGGCTTTTTGCCGAACAAGGTTAGGCAGAGTAGCCCTAGTGTCTGGCCGGCCAGGAGATGGGTCTTGCCAGGACAGGCCTCTAGCAAAGTCAAACTGGGTAGACTGGCCCTAGTGCCTTGCCAGCCAAGACAAACCTCTAGTCAAGTTTGCCAGGCAGACTGGCACTAGTATTTGCCTATTTGACCAGCCAGGACAAGCTCCT from Arachis duranensis cultivar V14167 chromosome 4, aradu.V14167.gnm2.J7QH, whole genome shotgun sequence encodes:
- the LOC110280507 gene encoding uncharacterized protein LOC110280507; the protein is MLAYGVAADAVDDYVRIAESTTIECLEKFVEGVISVFEDEYLRKPNLNYLRRLLQMEEGRGFLGMLGSIYCMHWEWKNCPKAWKSMYMNVYHGVATIVLEVVVCSDLWIWHVFFGVSGSKNDINVLDCSPVFDDILNDRAPEVNYTINGNNYTMGYYLVDGIYLEWAAFVKSISKPQKEKHKLFAQYQEGQRKDVKRAFGVLQARFAIICGLARFWKKKKLANIM